One window of Chloroflexus aggregans DSM 9485 genomic DNA carries:
- the msrP gene encoding protein-methionine-sulfoxide reductase catalytic subunit MsrP, whose protein sequence is MYCDPTIRSSEITPESVYFSRRTILRGLGVIGLSALLNACGVPLSADTTGSPSASNTTGLRDELGDPANSFEQITNYNNFYEFTTDKEDVARRAANFVTHPWTVEVTGMVRNPQIFAIEDILTQFDQEERIYRLRCVEGWSMVIPWQGFPLRKLLAIVEPTAQAQYVRFETLYDPDQMPGQRDRYFPWPYVEGLRIDEAMHDLTLLSTGLYGRTLLPQNGAPLRLVVPWKYGFKSIKSIVKIELTDQMPVSLWMAVAPHEYGFYANVNPDVPHPRWSQATERRIGELGRRKTLPFNGYAEQVAALYAGMDLRKNY, encoded by the coding sequence ATGTACTGCGATCCTACGATACGTTCGTCAGAGATCACCCCCGAATCGGTCTATTTCAGTCGCCGCACCATCTTGCGCGGTTTGGGTGTAATCGGATTGAGTGCGCTGCTGAATGCCTGCGGCGTACCGTTATCTGCCGATACTACCGGCTCGCCGTCGGCGAGCAACACGACCGGTCTGCGCGATGAGCTTGGTGATCCGGCGAACAGCTTTGAGCAAATTACGAACTATAACAACTTCTACGAATTTACGACGGATAAAGAGGATGTAGCCCGCCGCGCTGCCAATTTCGTCACTCACCCATGGACGGTTGAGGTGACGGGAATGGTGCGTAACCCACAGATTTTTGCAATTGAAGATATCTTAACGCAGTTCGATCAAGAAGAACGGATCTACCGTCTGCGCTGCGTTGAAGGCTGGTCGATGGTCATCCCGTGGCAAGGTTTTCCGCTTCGTAAATTGCTGGCCATCGTTGAGCCGACAGCACAGGCCCAATACGTCCGTTTTGAGACCCTTTACGACCCCGATCAGATGCCGGGACAACGCGATCGCTACTTTCCCTGGCCGTATGTCGAAGGGTTGCGTATCGATGAAGCAATGCACGATCTGACGCTCCTCAGCACCGGCCTCTATGGGCGAACCCTCTTGCCCCAAAATGGTGCGCCGCTACGGTTGGTTGTTCCGTGGAAGTATGGCTTCAAGAGTATCAAATCGATTGTTAAGATCGAACTAACCGACCAAATGCCGGTTTCGTTGTGGATGGCAGTCGCCCCGCACGAATACGGCTTCTACGCCAACGTTAATCCCGACGTACCACACCCGCGTTGGTCGCAAGCGACCGAGCGGCGTATCGGCGAGTTGGGCCGCCGAAAGACGTTACCGTTCAACGGGTATGCGGAACAGGTAGCGGCACTCTACGCCGGTATGGATTTACGCAAGAATTATTAG
- a CDS encoding protein-methionine-sulfoxide reductase heme-binding subunit MsrQ — translation MTKLIRLAPHLIGWLPLALLIGDALGNRLTVNPIQYLTQRTGWFALVLLLATLACTPLNRWLGWKQVMRWRRPLGLYSFAYAGMHVAIFVGVDYGLDLGLIVQAIGEKRYIIAGVFAFLLLVPLAITSTTGWQRRLKHWWRRLHRLVYLAASLAVLHYLWLSKDPRPAFVAGGVLIGLLLARWLRVRLPRQHARLKTDVE, via the coding sequence ATGACGAAATTGATACGTCTGGCCCCACACCTGATCGGCTGGCTACCTCTCGCCTTGCTCATCGGCGATGCGCTCGGTAATCGACTAACGGTGAATCCGATCCAATATCTGACCCAGCGAACCGGCTGGTTTGCGTTGGTCTTGTTACTGGCGACATTAGCATGCACCCCGCTGAACCGCTGGCTAGGCTGGAAACAAGTTATGCGCTGGCGCCGCCCGCTTGGCCTCTACAGCTTTGCGTATGCCGGAATGCACGTCGCCATCTTTGTAGGCGTGGATTATGGGCTTGATCTTGGCCTGATCGTCCAAGCCATCGGCGAGAAACGCTACATTATCGCCGGAGTATTCGCTTTTCTGCTGCTCGTACCACTCGCCATCACCTCGACAACCGGTTGGCAACGACGCCTCAAACACTGGTGGCGTCGCCTCCATCGCCTCGTTTACCTCGCGGCCTCGTTGGCAGTGCTCCATTACCTATGGCTGAGCAAAGACCCCCGCCCGGCATTCGTGGCCGGTGGCGTCCTGATCGGACTACTGCTTGCCCGTTGGCTACGGGTGAGACTACCGAGACAGCACGCGCGGCTGAAAACCGATGTGGAGTAG
- a CDS encoding response regulator transcription factor, producing MSELKDKLVLVVDDEPRMIAFMRMNLELEGMRVTTATNGREAVEKVREEMPDIVLLDVMMPVMDGFEALRRIRSFSQVPVIILTAKDEEEDRVRGLELGADDYVGKPFSQRELISRIRAVLRRHYTQPPIPQTLVKVDDRLSIDFARREVLVDGKRVNLRPTEYRLLYHLVQNAGYVLTHEMLLSKVWGPEYRDESHYLRLYITYLRQKIEEDPSNPRYILTERGVGYRFVDFPGARRLNTTETPVV from the coding sequence ATGAGCGAATTAAAAGACAAACTTGTCCTCGTCGTTGATGACGAGCCGCGCATGATCGCCTTCATGCGCATGAATTTAGAACTCGAGGGGATGCGGGTGACTACTGCCACCAATGGCCGTGAGGCCGTCGAGAAGGTGCGCGAGGAGATGCCCGACATCGTTTTGCTCGACGTGATGATGCCGGTGATGGACGGGTTCGAGGCACTTCGCCGCATCCGTAGCTTCTCGCAAGTACCGGTGATCATTCTCACGGCAAAAGATGAGGAAGAGGATCGGGTGCGTGGCCTTGAACTTGGGGCTGACGATTACGTCGGCAAACCGTTTAGCCAACGTGAACTGATCAGTCGCATCCGAGCCGTCTTACGCCGTCACTACACCCAACCGCCCATCCCACAAACGCTGGTCAAGGTCGACGACCGGCTCAGCATCGATTTCGCCCGCCGTGAAGTGTTGGTTGACGGGAAGCGGGTCAATCTGCGCCCCACCGAATATCGCTTGCTGTACCATCTGGTGCAGAACGCCGGTTATGTGTTAACCCACGAGATGTTGCTGAGCAAAGTGTGGGGGCCAGAATATCGTGACGAAAGCCATTATCTGCGTTTGTACATTACGTATCTGCGCCAAAAGATTGAAGAAGACCCTTCCAATCCGCGTTACATTTTGACCGAACGTGGGGTAGGGTATCGGTTTGTTGACTTTCCCGGCGCACGCCGGCTCAATACGACCGAAACACCGGTGGTCTGA
- a CDS encoding ketopantoate reductase family protein — MAIVIVGGGAIGLLVLSRLAQAANIPPVVLLTRPKGVEALRAHPLSVGGVGACTLTDLTVAGSVTELPSTFRRPALAIVCVKGYDTVGAIPSLQALNPAAILTLQNGIGHEETLAAAFGADRIISGAITTSVDATGPTTITVTKAGGIGLAPVGAASDLVLAETALSAAGFIVRRYPDYRAMKWSKALLNMLGNATAAILDWPVTKVYADRRLIALERAAVREALAVMEALRIKPVNLPRYPAALLAFGVRRIPPVVLDPILRQRVAGGRGGKDPSLLRDLRAGRSRSEGEFLYGAVAATAQAHGLAAPVNAGLWRILGGIARGELAWDTYRGQPERLLAECRH, encoded by the coding sequence ATGGCTATCGTAATCGTCGGTGGTGGTGCGATTGGGCTGCTCGTCCTGTCGCGGTTAGCGCAAGCTGCCAACATCCCACCGGTAGTGCTGCTGACACGGCCAAAGGGTGTCGAAGCACTGCGTGCTCATCCATTATCGGTCGGTGGAGTCGGTGCGTGTACATTGACGGATCTCACTGTCGCTGGCTCGGTGACCGAATTACCATCGACATTTCGCCGACCGGCGTTGGCGATTGTTTGTGTAAAGGGGTACGACACCGTCGGGGCGATTCCGTCCTTGCAAGCTCTGAACCCGGCTGCTATCCTCACGTTGCAAAACGGGATCGGTCATGAAGAGACGTTGGCAGCAGCATTCGGCGCCGACCGGATCATTTCCGGTGCGATTACCACCTCAGTAGATGCGACCGGCCCAACGACGATTACCGTCACGAAAGCCGGTGGGATTGGATTAGCACCGGTCGGTGCGGCGAGCGATCTGGTGTTGGCCGAGACGGCCTTGAGTGCCGCCGGATTTATCGTTCGGCGCTACCCCGATTATCGGGCAATGAAATGGTCAAAGGCGTTGTTGAATATGTTGGGCAACGCGACGGCTGCAATTCTCGATTGGCCGGTCACTAAAGTCTATGCTGATCGCCGGCTGATTGCACTTGAGCGAGCGGCGGTGCGTGAAGCGTTAGCGGTGATGGAGGCACTGCGCATTAAGCCGGTCAATTTACCACGCTATCCGGCGGCCCTATTGGCGTTTGGTGTCCGCCGGATACCGCCGGTCGTGCTCGACCCGATCTTGCGGCAGCGGGTGGCCGGTGGACGCGGCGGCAAGGACCCGTCCCTGTTGCGCGATCTCCGTGCCGGGCGGTCGCGTTCCGAGGGTGAATTTCTCTACGGCGCGGTTGCTGCAACGGCGCAGGCGCATGGGCTAGCTGCACCGGTCAATGCCGGGTTATGGCGGATTTTAGGTGGAATCGCGCGTGGTGAATTGGCGTGGGATACGTATCGGGGTCAGCCCGAACGACTGTTAGCCGAGTGTCGGCACTAA
- the bcp gene encoding thioredoxin-dependent thiol peroxidase: MTTPPQVGDQAPDFTLPNEAGEPVSLSQFRGKRVILYFYPKDDTPGCTSQACGFRDAYPQIEEQNAVVIGISPDSTKSHTKFKTKHNLPFILLADEEHRVAEAYGVWGEKSMMGKKYMGIIRSHFVIDEEGRIVQAEVKVSPADSVKRALAALGVKP; this comes from the coding sequence ATGACAACTCCACCACAAGTTGGCGATCAAGCCCCCGATTTTACCTTGCCGAACGAAGCCGGCGAACCGGTTTCGCTCAGCCAGTTTCGCGGAAAGCGCGTCATTCTCTATTTCTACCCGAAAGACGATACGCCCGGCTGCACATCACAGGCGTGCGGGTTTCGCGATGCGTACCCGCAGATCGAAGAGCAGAATGCGGTTGTGATCGGGATTAGTCCTGACAGTACCAAATCGCACACGAAGTTTAAAACTAAGCACAATTTGCCGTTCATCTTGCTCGCCGATGAAGAACATCGCGTGGCCGAAGCGTATGGTGTGTGGGGCGAGAAGTCGATGATGGGCAAAAAGTATATGGGCATTATCCGTTCCCACTTCGTGATCGATGAAGAGGGACGTATTGTACAAGCCGAAGTGAAAGTTAGCCCTGCCGATAGCGTCAAACGAGCTTTAGCTGCGTTGGGCGTAAAACCGTGA
- a CDS encoding substrate-binding domain-containing protein, with protein MHTIAATKQHRRRPTVGAIAGWQFYGTMLTMSYLSPIYQGIRQAAYDLGCNLLLACGMGPSGQINEPLRPAWFDVIEDTDFVPVGPWNTHGLIIINPLQRPERSQAVQAIRASGHPVIFVGSGERGPTIVADNVGGVYAALRHIVEHGHRQIAFIAGSQTDLEGDSGDRLRAFQAAMIEFGLPIDPRLIVFGRHVFTGGYEAMRRLLATGVPFTAVLVSNDESAIGAITALREAGKRVPHDIAIIGFDDRIEGLLQEPALTTVRIPLFKLGYQALELMVRHIREREPLPELVQVPTRLIVRESCGCSQSAVLADTLEMIAHHPTEPTVANLPVQAAQAMSTMLAPKMHGLTASEVSRLCQQLITAFRQSVQSARPVAFRTELAQVLKQVAAAGDDTHDWQIAISFLRDLVPRMFDPTLQPLALELLDEARVTTSAAMRWQYWQYFNRQQQTNNRVGRLTARLLHTLAESDIYEILAHHLPELNIPLLWIGFFEAENGDPVAWCRLRAVTAPQQPVVRIRSRTFPPRQWLPTRQSFQLALIPLGGTGSEAGFVTFDASRLELYGTITQQINAALNTARLYRAASEGQRLAEEANQLKSRFLSMVSHELQTPLNLIVGMSGLLLREIAQSGDPLPSSIRDDLRRIYASARHLGRLISDVLDLASSDAGQLRLNCEVVDLGEVMRVVADAGRQMAADKQLTWYDSIPAEGPWVWGDRTRLQQIGLNLVVNAIKFTARGRVGLIVTPETDAVTVTVRDTGIGLPPTEQAHIFEEFQRSERSVSQGYGGIGLGLAICKRLVAMHGGEIGVRSRGIEGEGAEFFFRLPTITAPTPRRRHNPPALPVQPRVLLLSADHDEPLQRYLEQRGFIVTVFSIDESAAWLNELLHRSYSAVVLHATQGERAWWQTIQVLKANPTTRDLPLLCYAMNEQHGAVMEFNYLTKPIELADLSRALDQYWRVTGTIGTPQTILVVDDDPDTLDLHARLIQAHGIAKLVLRARSGREALELMEQQRVDLVLLDLMMPEMDGFDVLAAMRNHKQMREIPVIVITGRVLSEEDMARLNQGVTAVLSKGVFSAHETLARLQAALERRRRLSDQAQTLVRKAMAYIHSHYDHPLTRQDIARYVGMSEDYLTHCFRQELGTTPVDYLNRYRVLQARRLLLESDKSITNIALEVGFSSSSYFSRVFRKETGQSPEEYRRQGRSTI; from the coding sequence ATGCACACCATTGCTGCAACGAAGCAACACCGACGACGCCCAACGGTGGGAGCCATCGCTGGCTGGCAGTTTTATGGCACTATGCTGACGATGAGCTACCTTAGCCCGATTTATCAGGGTATTCGTCAGGCTGCGTATGATCTCGGCTGTAACCTCTTGTTAGCCTGCGGTATGGGTCCGTCCGGTCAGATCAACGAGCCACTACGTCCGGCTTGGTTCGATGTGATCGAAGATACCGATTTCGTACCGGTGGGGCCATGGAACACCCACGGACTGATTATCATCAACCCCCTGCAACGCCCCGAACGGTCGCAGGCGGTACAGGCTATCCGTGCATCCGGTCATCCGGTGATCTTTGTGGGGTCGGGGGAACGAGGACCAACCATTGTCGCCGACAACGTCGGTGGGGTCTACGCAGCACTGCGCCATATCGTAGAACATGGTCATCGCCAGATTGCCTTTATTGCCGGTAGTCAGACCGATCTCGAAGGTGATTCTGGTGATCGATTACGTGCTTTTCAGGCGGCGATGATCGAGTTTGGCTTGCCAATCGATCCGCGGCTGATCGTGTTTGGTCGGCATGTCTTTACCGGTGGTTATGAAGCGATGCGCCGGTTATTGGCGACCGGCGTACCGTTCACCGCGGTGTTGGTGAGTAATGACGAGTCGGCAATTGGAGCCATCACAGCTCTGCGTGAAGCCGGTAAGCGAGTGCCGCACGATATTGCGATCATCGGCTTTGATGATCGGATCGAGGGATTGTTGCAAGAACCGGCCCTAACAACGGTACGGATCCCTCTCTTCAAATTAGGCTATCAGGCGCTTGAGCTGATGGTGCGCCATATACGTGAGCGTGAACCGTTGCCCGAATTGGTGCAGGTACCTACGCGCTTGATCGTCCGTGAGTCATGTGGGTGCAGCCAGAGTGCTGTATTGGCCGACACACTGGAGATGATTGCCCACCACCCAACTGAACCGACTGTGGCCAACTTGCCCGTACAAGCCGCCCAAGCGATGAGCACGATGCTGGCGCCTAAAATGCATGGGTTAACAGCCAGCGAAGTGTCTCGACTTTGCCAACAGCTTATCACGGCATTCAGGCAGAGTGTGCAATCTGCTCGTCCGGTTGCCTTTCGTACCGAGCTGGCACAGGTGCTCAAGCAAGTCGCTGCTGCCGGCGATGACACCCACGATTGGCAAATTGCTATTTCCTTCTTGCGCGATCTTGTGCCGCGGATGTTCGATCCGACGTTGCAACCGCTTGCCTTGGAGTTACTCGACGAAGCTCGTGTGACGACAAGTGCGGCGATGCGTTGGCAGTATTGGCAGTATTTCAATCGGCAACAACAGACCAACAATCGGGTAGGGCGATTGACCGCACGCTTGTTACATACGCTGGCTGAAAGTGATATTTACGAGATTTTGGCTCACCATCTCCCCGAACTCAATATTCCCTTGCTCTGGATTGGCTTCTTTGAGGCCGAAAACGGTGATCCGGTCGCGTGGTGTCGGCTGCGCGCCGTGACGGCGCCACAGCAGCCCGTTGTGCGCATTCGCAGCCGGACCTTTCCGCCTCGGCAGTGGTTACCGACTCGCCAATCGTTCCAGCTTGCCTTGATCCCACTTGGTGGGACGGGTAGTGAGGCGGGTTTTGTGACGTTTGATGCATCACGCCTTGAACTCTACGGCACCATTACCCAACAGATCAATGCCGCTCTCAACACTGCTCGGCTGTACCGAGCGGCGAGTGAGGGGCAGCGGCTGGCCGAAGAGGCTAATCAACTCAAAAGTCGCTTTCTGTCAATGGTAAGCCACGAATTGCAGACACCGCTGAATCTGATCGTCGGAATGAGTGGTCTCCTTCTGCGCGAGATTGCTCAGAGCGGAGACCCATTACCGTCATCGATCCGTGATGATCTCAGGCGCATCTATGCTAGTGCTCGACATCTCGGTCGGTTGATTAGCGATGTGCTCGATTTGGCAAGCAGCGATGCCGGCCAATTGCGGCTGAACTGTGAGGTAGTTGATCTCGGTGAAGTGATGCGGGTAGTGGCTGATGCCGGTCGGCAAATGGCTGCCGATAAACAGTTGACGTGGTACGACTCGATTCCTGCCGAAGGGCCGTGGGTTTGGGGTGATCGGACCCGCCTCCAACAGATCGGGCTTAATCTCGTTGTCAATGCGATAAAGTTCACTGCTCGCGGTCGTGTTGGCCTGATTGTTACCCCTGAAACCGATGCAGTTACCGTTACTGTGCGTGATACCGGCATTGGCTTGCCGCCTACCGAACAGGCGCATATCTTTGAGGAGTTTCAGCGTTCAGAACGGAGTGTCAGTCAGGGTTATGGTGGGATCGGCCTGGGGTTGGCAATCTGTAAACGGTTGGTCGCGATGCACGGTGGGGAGATTGGAGTGCGTTCGCGTGGTATTGAGGGTGAAGGGGCAGAGTTTTTCTTCCGCTTGCCGACTATCACTGCCCCCACACCACGTCGGCGACACAATCCACCGGCGTTGCCTGTCCAGCCGCGTGTGTTGCTCCTTTCTGCCGACCACGATGAACCGTTGCAGCGTTACCTCGAACAGCGAGGCTTTATCGTGACCGTCTTTTCCATTGACGAGAGTGCTGCATGGTTGAATGAACTGCTTCACCGTAGCTACAGTGCGGTCGTTTTGCATGCCACCCAAGGTGAGCGGGCATGGTGGCAGACGATCCAAGTGTTGAAAGCCAACCCCACGACACGCGATTTGCCACTCTTGTGTTACGCCATGAACGAGCAGCACGGTGCGGTGATGGAGTTTAACTACCTGACCAAGCCGATTGAGTTGGCCGATTTGTCGCGTGCGCTCGATCAGTACTGGCGAGTTACCGGTACCATCGGTACGCCCCAGACCATCCTCGTGGTTGATGACGATCCCGATACGCTCGATCTGCATGCGCGCCTGATACAGGCCCACGGTATCGCAAAACTGGTCTTGCGGGCACGTTCGGGGCGCGAAGCGCTGGAATTGATGGAACAGCAGCGCGTCGATTTGGTGTTGCTTGATCTGATGATGCCGGAGATGGACGGGTTTGACGTGCTGGCGGCAATGCGGAACCATAAGCAGATGCGGGAGATTCCGGTAATCGTGATTACCGGACGTGTCCTCAGCGAAGAGGATATGGCTCGTCTCAATCAAGGGGTAACTGCGGTACTGAGCAAAGGTGTGTTCAGCGCGCACGAGACTCTCGCCCGCCTGCAAGCTGCGCTCGAACGTCGCCGACGGCTTAGCGATCAGGCGCAGACACTGGTACGTAAGGCCATGGCGTATATTCACAGCCATTACGACCACCCCCTCACACGGCAAGATATTGCGCGTTACGTCGGCATGAGTGAAGACTATCTTACCCACTGTTTTCGGCAAGAACTCGGCACCACGCCGGTTGATTATCTCAACCGCTATCGGGTGTTGCAGGCACGCCGACTGCTGCTCGAGAGCGATAAGAGCATTACCAATATTGCGCTAGAAGTTGGCTTTTCGAGCAGCAGTTATTTCAGTCGCGTGTTTCGTAAGGAGACCGGTCAATCACCGGAAGAATATCGCCGACAGGGGCGAAGTACGATCTGA
- a CDS encoding tetratricopeptide repeat protein, with product MNHRWQRIITWLGITLTAYIAVSIALRPDPHDALRAADTQFAVGAYRAALTTYTALSADLAEAALRRGIVYTVRGEADPARRALAAAIQAGLRPPDYQRAVLYLGHVALLEGDRDAARRTWQLLTVCTPIHCAVRDVLLADDDLVAGRFQEALAGYHRVPLELLPGDWASLITVRRVWLTTLLDPARPPVFPAVSTDIPSDPLLRPLLPPTPDPVTLAEVLAAEPAARPQLLGQLALDLGYDRLALAFFAQVDPTGPYGLAAAIYRAYAHLRLGDRQQGIEQLEHLAAAHPNDPRLGPLLALAYVNSGDLDAAAARLQRIRDAGISGPALALAQAGLALAQRDFVAAADAYEQAVIVAPAADRARYVTLAARFHLDSGFERCTSGLLAAQAAVNAQPSDPEALTILAGTRYYCGDFADARDTAATALAAGAGVEARFYYGLALSATGDLAGGRAALIAVADQAPASRWRRRAETALALIEGR from the coding sequence GTGAATCACCGCTGGCAACGGATCATTACTTGGCTCGGTATTACACTGACGGCATACATCGCCGTCTCTATCGCACTCCGGCCTGATCCTCACGATGCGCTCCGGGCAGCCGACACGCAGTTTGCCGTTGGTGCGTATCGTGCTGCTCTCACTACGTATACGGCGCTCAGTGCCGATCTGGCTGAGGCAGCGTTGCGCCGTGGCATTGTGTATACGGTGCGAGGTGAGGCCGATCCGGCGCGCCGGGCATTAGCAGCCGCTATTCAGGCCGGGCTGCGTCCACCTGATTATCAACGTGCCGTGCTTTATCTCGGCCACGTGGCTTTGCTAGAAGGTGACCGCGATGCGGCGCGTCGCACGTGGCAGTTGCTGACCGTCTGCACACCAATCCATTGCGCAGTACGTGATGTGTTGCTGGCCGATGATGATCTTGTTGCCGGACGGTTTCAGGAAGCGTTGGCCGGCTATCACCGTGTACCCCTCGAGTTATTGCCTGGCGATTGGGCATCATTGATCACGGTACGGCGGGTGTGGCTCACAACGTTACTCGATCCGGCGCGACCGCCGGTATTCCCTGCTGTATCCACCGATATCCCGTCCGATCCACTGTTACGGCCATTACTACCGCCGACACCCGATCCGGTAACACTGGCCGAGGTGTTGGCGGCAGAACCGGCAGCGCGACCACAACTGCTTGGTCAATTGGCGCTCGATCTGGGCTACGACCGTCTCGCTCTCGCGTTCTTTGCGCAGGTTGATCCAACAGGGCCATATGGATTAGCTGCTGCCATCTATCGTGCCTATGCTCATCTCCGGCTCGGTGACCGTCAACAAGGCATCGAGCAACTCGAACACTTGGCTGCCGCGCACCCGAACGATCCACGGCTTGGCCCACTGTTGGCACTGGCCTATGTCAACAGTGGGGACCTCGATGCCGCCGCCGCGCGGTTACAACGGATCCGCGATGCCGGCATCAGTGGCCCAGCGCTGGCGTTGGCCCAAGCCGGGCTGGCTCTGGCACAACGCGATTTCGTTGCTGCCGCCGATGCCTATGAACAGGCGGTGATCGTAGCACCGGCTGCCGACCGAGCGCGCTACGTTACCTTGGCCGCCCGTTTTCATCTCGATAGTGGCTTTGAGCGTTGTACAAGCGGGTTGCTGGCCGCGCAGGCGGCAGTCAATGCGCAGCCGTCCGATCCGGAGGCGCTAACGATTCTCGCCGGTACTCGCTACTACTGTGGCGATTTTGCCGATGCAAGGGATACCGCAGCGACAGCGCTTGCTGCCGGTGCAGGGGTTGAGGCTCGGTTCTACTACGGCTTGGCGCTCAGTGCAACCGGTGATCTGGCCGGAGGTCGCGCCGCACTCATTGCAGTAGCCGATCAAGCGCCGGCAAGCCGGTGGCGTAGACGGGCAGAGACGGCGCTTGCACTGATTGAGGGGCGATGA
- a CDS encoding zinc-ribbon domain-containing protein, producing MAIIFYRDMELICRSCGAKFIFTAGEQEFYADKGFLHEPTRCPKCRNRREAASLRRRAATPLPEEEE from the coding sequence ATGGCTATAATCTTTTACCGTGATATGGAATTGATTTGCCGCAGTTGCGGCGCGAAATTTATCTTCACCGCCGGTGAGCAAGAGTTTTACGCTGATAAAGGCTTTCTCCACGAGCCAACACGTTGCCCCAAGTGCCGCAATCGTCGAGAAGCCGCATCCTTACGGCGGCGCGCGGCTACGCCCCTGCCGGAGGAGGAAGAGTGA
- a CDS encoding site-2 protease family protein — MFDVDPTVALRMLATEVMMVTTGEELVHGEQHAFRYRGQLLREAQAAHDAIVTRAQALGYTPLFQADPAGAAILFIPTPPKAPPSRLWLAVLLFVLTVASTMFVGGQEYIESTGQVVFNWGYALSFSGSLLAILLAHEMGHFIVARREKVAVSYPFFIPMPLFLLGTMGAFIAIKDLVPNRRSLLAIGIAGPLAGLVVAIPVLAIGLSISEVKQVVPLPGSFTEGNSLLYAAMKILIFGRFLPSGGEDVYLHPVALAGWAGLLVTGLNLLPAGQLDGGHIFFALFGPRAARIMSMIVAVALLGLGFLWSGWFIWAVMIALIGQQRSPLRNEISPLEGPWRWLAYLGILTFLLVFTPIPITVTVP, encoded by the coding sequence ATGTTCGACGTTGACCCTACCGTTGCCCTCCGCATGCTGGCTACTGAGGTGATGATGGTTACGACCGGCGAAGAGCTGGTTCACGGCGAACAACACGCTTTTCGTTACCGTGGTCAGTTGTTACGTGAAGCGCAAGCTGCCCACGATGCGATCGTGACCCGTGCTCAAGCGCTCGGTTATACACCGCTGTTCCAAGCCGATCCGGCCGGTGCCGCTATTCTGTTTATTCCCACGCCTCCCAAAGCGCCACCGTCGCGGCTCTGGTTAGCTGTGCTTCTGTTTGTCCTAACCGTCGCCTCGACAATGTTCGTCGGCGGGCAAGAGTACATCGAGAGCACAGGGCAAGTCGTCTTTAACTGGGGCTATGCACTTAGCTTTAGCGGTTCGTTATTAGCCATTCTGCTCGCGCACGAGATGGGACACTTTATTGTTGCCCGCCGCGAGAAGGTAGCGGTGAGTTATCCCTTCTTTATCCCGATGCCGCTATTCCTTCTCGGTACGATGGGGGCCTTTATCGCCATCAAAGATCTCGTTCCCAATCGACGCTCCCTGTTGGCGATCGGGATCGCCGGTCCATTAGCCGGCCTAGTCGTAGCCATTCCTGTTCTTGCCATCGGTCTGAGCATCTCCGAAGTGAAGCAAGTTGTTCCGTTACCGGGCAGCTTTACCGAAGGCAACTCATTGCTTTACGCAGCTATGAAAATTCTGATCTTTGGCCGCTTTTTGCCGAGCGGTGGTGAAGATGTCTATCTGCATCCGGTGGCACTGGCCGGCTGGGCCGGGTTATTGGTGACCGGTCTGAATCTGCTACCGGCCGGTCAACTCGACGGTGGTCATATCTTTTTTGCGCTGTTTGGCCCGCGTGCGGCCCGGATCATGAGTATGATCGTTGCCGTCGCCTTGCTCGGCTTAGGCTTTTTGTGGTCGGGATGGTTTATTTGGGCAGTGATGATTGCCCTGATCGGGCAACAACGCAGCCCGCTGCGCAACGAGATTTCACCGCTTGAGGGACCATGGCGCTGGTTGGCTTATCTTGGCATCTTGACGTTTCTTCTGGTCTTTACACCCATTCCGATTACTGTCACGGTGCCGTAA